A genomic segment from Pseudomonas sp. S09G 359 encodes:
- a CDS encoding ABC transporter ATP-binding protein: protein MVALAHAVEASAGLALRIENLSHGFALDGQHLPVLEQVSLDVAPGEFVALLGPSGCGKSTLLRLVAGLEPADSGKLLADGDAILGPDPSRVVVFQDPTLYPWRRVWDNVAIGLEAQGLLKTHSHKVDEALAKVGLSHFARAYPRQLSGGMAQRVALARALVNQPRLLILDEPLGKLDSLTRITMQKELIDLWQRQGYTALLVTHDVEEALLLANRVIVFSDRPAKIQAQLSIDRPYPRHRDDPYLVDLRRQILGLLGLGESW, encoded by the coding sequence ATGGTAGCCCTGGCACACGCGGTAGAGGCGAGCGCGGGATTGGCGCTACGTATTGAAAACTTGAGCCATGGCTTTGCCCTGGACGGCCAGCATTTGCCGGTGCTGGAACAGGTATCGCTGGACGTGGCGCCAGGCGAGTTCGTGGCGCTGCTCGGCCCGTCGGGCTGTGGCAAATCCACCTTGCTGCGGTTGGTGGCCGGCCTGGAGCCAGCCGATTCAGGCAAGTTGCTGGCCGACGGTGACGCCATCCTTGGCCCGGACCCGAGCCGCGTGGTGGTGTTCCAGGACCCGACGCTATACCCCTGGCGGCGGGTGTGGGACAACGTCGCCATCGGCCTGGAAGCCCAGGGCCTGCTCAAGACCCACTCGCACAAGGTGGATGAAGCCTTGGCAAAAGTCGGCCTCAGCCACTTTGCCCGCGCGTATCCGCGACAACTCTCCGGCGGTATGGCGCAGCGGGTGGCGTTGGCCCGGGCGCTGGTCAACCAGCCACGCCTGCTGATCCTCGATGAGCCGTTGGGCAAACTCGATTCGCTGACGCGCATCACCATGCAAAAAGAGCTGATCGATTTGTGGCAGCGCCAGGGCTATACGGCCCTGCTGGTGACCCACGATGTGGAGGAAGCCTTGTTGCTGGCCAACCGCGTGATTGTGTTCAGCGACCGCCCGGCAAAAATACAGGCGCAATTGAGCATCGATCGGCCTTATCCTCGGCACCGGGATGATCCTTACTTGGTGGACCTGCGGCGGCAGATACTCGGGCTGCTCGGGCTGGGAGAAAGCTGGTAG
- a CDS encoding ABC transporter permease, with product MSSADATTLNPPVALKVGWQGAAVVAAWVAVALLISYWPNAVRNWPMTQGLANLCVAVAALFIVLSLVGRKVSTLGQRLRTAAPWLIALPLLLGVWELLTAKLALLPVPFFAPPQALLAVYIEDYARLADSLLHSALLLGSGVALGAATGFVAGVAIGWSTRIGYWLHPVLRILGPVPSTALLPLCFFLFPSSWSASVFLIALATWFPVTVLTWSGVASVDKAYYDVARTLGAKQGFLIFKVAIPAALPHVFVGLFMGLGASFSTLVVAEMMGVKSGIGWYLQWAQGWAAYANMYAALLIMALACSGLITGLFLVRDRLLAWQKGTMKW from the coding sequence ATGTCTTCAGCTGACGCGACAACCCTCAACCCACCCGTGGCCCTCAAGGTTGGCTGGCAGGGCGCAGCGGTGGTGGCGGCCTGGGTGGCTGTCGCGCTGTTGATCAGCTACTGGCCCAACGCAGTGCGAAATTGGCCGATGACCCAAGGCCTGGCCAACCTCTGCGTGGCGGTGGCGGCGTTGTTCATCGTGCTGAGCCTGGTCGGTCGTAAGGTGTCGACGCTTGGCCAGCGCCTGCGCACGGCCGCGCCCTGGTTGATTGCGTTGCCGCTGTTGCTGGGGGTGTGGGAACTGCTCACCGCCAAACTGGCGTTGTTGCCGGTGCCGTTTTTCGCGCCGCCGCAGGCGCTGCTCGCGGTGTATATCGAAGACTATGCGCGGCTGGCCGACAGCCTGTTGCATTCGGCGTTGCTGCTGGGCTCGGGCGTGGCCTTGGGCGCGGCCACCGGTTTTGTTGCGGGCGTGGCCATCGGCTGGTCGACCCGCATCGGCTACTGGCTGCACCCAGTGCTGAGGATTCTCGGGCCGGTGCCGTCCACGGCGTTGTTGCCACTGTGTTTTTTCCTGTTTCCCAGCAGCTGGAGCGCGAGTGTTTTCCTGATCGCCCTGGCCACCTGGTTTCCGGTCACGGTGCTGACCTGGTCGGGCGTGGCCAGTGTCGACAAAGCCTATTACGACGTGGCGCGCACCCTGGGCGCCAAGCAGGGCTTCCTGATTTTTAAAGTGGCGATTCCGGCCGCGTTGCCCCACGTGTTTGTCGGCCTGTTCATGGGCTTGGGCGCGTCGTTCTCGACCCTGGTGGTGGCGGAAATGATGGGGGTGAAATCCGGCATCGGCTGGTACCTGCAATGGGCCCAGGGTTGGGCCGCCTACGCCAATATGTACGCGGCGTTGTTGATCATGGCATTGGCCTGTTCGGGGTTGATCACCGGGTTGTTCCTGGTGCGCGACCGCTTGCTGGCTTGGCAGAAAGGAACGATGAAATGGTAG
- a CDS encoding ABC transporter substrate-binding protein, whose amino-acid sequence MATFDHLTRRRLLGLAGVTLASLSLPRLGFAADAHAGHNTPQEPAGTGEFIRLDAPRKLKLAVNLNAVCLAPVVIAHGQGFFTQHNLDVELVNFGNSTEVLLEAIATGKADAGVGMALRWLKALEQGFDVKLTAGTHGGCLRLLSAVNGGVSKLEDLKGKAIGVTDMASPDRNFFSILLKKHGVDPVRDVEWRLYPADLLGTALERGEVQAVSGSDPFMYRLIKSGVARELSTNLVEEYANLSCCVVGVTGKLVREDKRVVAALTQAILEAHDYSVQHPEAVAKGFQAYALNTSTEEVQAILHDHTHGHHAVGAALTQEITTYVTDLKTVEVISKGTDPVEFAKEITADVFS is encoded by the coding sequence ATGGCCACATTTGATCACCTAACCCGCCGCCGCCTGCTCGGCCTGGCCGGGGTCACCCTGGCCAGCCTGTCGCTGCCGCGCCTGGGGTTTGCTGCCGACGCGCACGCCGGCCACAACACGCCCCAGGAGCCCGCGGGCACCGGTGAATTCATCCGCCTCGACGCGCCGCGCAAGCTGAAGCTGGCGGTCAACCTCAATGCGGTGTGCCTGGCCCCGGTGGTGATCGCCCACGGTCAGGGCTTTTTCACCCAGCACAACCTGGACGTGGAACTGGTCAACTTCGGCAATTCCACCGAGGTGCTGCTGGAAGCTATCGCCACCGGTAAGGCCGATGCCGGCGTGGGCATGGCGCTGCGCTGGCTCAAGGCGCTGGAGCAAGGCTTTGATGTGAAGCTCACCGCCGGCACCCATGGCGGCTGCCTGCGTTTGCTCAGTGCAGTGAATGGCGGCGTGAGCAAGCTCGAAGACCTCAAGGGCAAGGCCATCGGCGTGACCGACATGGCCAGCCCGGACCGCAATTTCTTCTCGATCCTGCTGAAAAAGCACGGCGTCGACCCGGTGCGCGATGTGGAATGGCGCCTGTACCCGGCCGACCTGCTCGGCACCGCGCTGGAGCGTGGCGAAGTGCAGGCGGTGAGCGGCAGCGACCCGTTTATGTACCGCCTGATCAAGTCCGGCGTGGCGCGCGAGCTGTCCACCAACCTGGTGGAGGAATACGCCAACCTCAGCTGCTGCGTGGTCGGTGTCACCGGCAAATTGGTGCGCGAGGACAAACGCGTGGTCGCCGCGCTGACCCAGGCGATCCTGGAGGCCCACGATTACTCCGTGCAGCACCCCGAAGCCGTAGCCAAAGGCTTCCAGGCCTATGCGCTGAACACCTCAACCGAAGAAGTGCAGGCGATCCTCCACGACCACACCCACGGCCACCACGCGGTGGGTGCGGCGCTGACTCAGGAGATCACCACCTACGTCACCGACCTGAAAACCGTGGAAGTGATCAGCAAAGGCACTGACCCGGTGGAATTTGCCAAGGAGATCACCGCCGATGTCTTCAGCTGA
- a CDS encoding LLM class flavin-dependent oxidoreductase, producing MSRQIHLSAFLLSGPVVHSHAVWRHPETVGNYLDPEYYSRIAKVVEEGLFDFLFFADRLAVGDQMGGSREFALRYGAQDATRLDPLPILSYLVGQTRKLGLGATRSTTYYEPAHIAREFATLDHLSKGRAAWNIVTSMNDSEGRLFGKDKHLEHDLRYDRADEFVEVALKLWNSWGKGALKLDRDSGVLADPALIHSVQHQGEWFKVEGPLNIPRTPQGRPVLIQAGSSGRGRRFGARWAEAIFTIHPHLAAMRAFRDDVRAQVVQQGREADSCKVLTAVMPFIGGSEAEARAKRDKHNALARPELGLVTLASQLNVDLSPFPLSATLAEIAQSPLIHPAAAEKLLMQGPETTLEQLGRIFASSVRVPQLVGTGAQIADQLAELFEQGGCDGFVISPGYLPGSFTEFVESVIPHLQRKGLFRTAYQGSTLREHLGLADLDA from the coding sequence ATGAGCCGTCAAATCCATCTCTCTGCGTTTTTGCTCAGCGGCCCGGTGGTGCACAGCCACGCGGTGTGGCGTCACCCGGAAACCGTCGGCAATTACCTTGACCCCGAGTACTACTCACGCATTGCCAAGGTGGTGGAAGAGGGGTTGTTCGACTTCCTGTTCTTCGCCGACCGCCTGGCCGTCGGCGACCAGATGGGCGGCTCCCGCGAGTTTGCCCTGCGCTACGGCGCCCAGGACGCCACGCGCCTCGACCCCTTGCCGATCCTCTCCTACCTGGTCGGCCAGACCCGCAAGTTGGGCCTGGGCGCGACGCGTTCCACCACCTATTACGAACCGGCGCATATTGCCCGTGAATTCGCCACCCTCGACCACCTGTCCAAGGGCCGTGCGGCGTGGAATATCGTCACCTCGATGAACGACAGCGAAGGGCGCCTGTTCGGCAAGGACAAGCACCTGGAACATGACCTGCGCTATGACCGCGCCGATGAGTTTGTAGAGGTCGCGCTGAAACTCTGGAACAGCTGGGGCAAGGGCGCGCTCAAGCTGGATCGCGACAGCGGCGTGCTGGCCGACCCGGCGTTGATCCACTCGGTGCAACACCAGGGCGAGTGGTTCAAGGTCGAAGGCCCGCTGAATATCCCGCGTACGCCACAGGGCCGCCCGGTACTGATCCAGGCTGGTTCGTCCGGGCGCGGTCGGCGTTTTGGCGCGCGTTGGGCCGAGGCGATTTTTACCATCCACCCGCATTTGGCGGCCATGCGCGCGTTTCGTGACGACGTGCGCGCCCAGGTGGTGCAGCAAGGTCGCGAGGCCGACAGCTGCAAAGTGCTCACGGCGGTGATGCCGTTTATTGGCGGCAGCGAAGCCGAGGCTCGCGCCAAACGCGATAAACACAATGCCCTGGCGCGCCCCGAATTGGGCCTGGTAACGCTGGCCTCACAGCTGAACGTGGACCTGTCGCCATTCCCGCTGAGCGCCACCCTGGCCGAGATCGCGCAGTCGCCGCTGATTCACCCGGCGGCCGCTGAAAAGCTGCTGATGCAAGGCCCGGAAACCACCCTGGAACAACTTGGGCGCATCTTCGCCAGCAGCGTGCGTGTGCCGCAACTGGTGGGTACCGGGGCGCAGATCGCCGACCAATTGGCCGAACTGTTCGAGCAGGGCGGGTGCGACGGGTTTGTGATTTCCCCGGGCTACCTGCCGGGTTCGTTCACGGAGTTTGTCGAAAGCGTGATTCCGCATCTGCAGCGCAAGGGCTTGTTCCGCACGGCGTATCAAGGCTCGACGCTACGCGAGCATTTAGGGCTGGCTGATCTGGACGCTTGA
- a CDS encoding aliphatic sulfonate ABC transporter substrate-binding protein — MTLKKLIVAASLLFAAAAAHAEQTLDISYQRSSTLWILLKQNGQLEQRLKPLGFTVNWHEFSTGLLSSLNAGSVDLHADVADAFALFTQAADAPLTYYAQENSSPGAQAIIVQDQSPIHSIADLKGKTVAVSKGSGSNFLLISALKKAGLSLADITPRYLEAPDGGAAFANGSVDAWVIWDPFLATQQLDHYVRVIADGSDGLANYNRFYLATTKFANAHPDVLQVTFDTLRETGQWVKAHPKEAAEILGPLWGNIAPATVERANSRRSYDIIPVKLDNLAEQQRIADTYYAAKLIPKPLKVSNITVWTPKS, encoded by the coding sequence ATGACGCTCAAAAAACTCATCGTCGCTGCCAGCCTGCTGTTTGCCGCAGCGGCGGCCCATGCCGAGCAGACCCTGGATATCAGCTACCAGCGCTCATCCACCCTATGGATTCTGCTCAAGCAAAATGGCCAGTTGGAACAGCGCCTCAAGCCGCTGGGGTTCACGGTCAATTGGCATGAATTCAGCACCGGCCTGCTCAGTTCGCTCAACGCCGGCAGCGTCGACTTGCACGCCGATGTGGCTGACGCCTTTGCGCTGTTCACCCAGGCTGCCGACGCGCCGCTGACCTACTACGCCCAGGAAAACTCATCACCGGGCGCCCAGGCGATCATCGTGCAGGACCAGTCGCCGATCCACAGCATCGCCGACCTCAAGGGCAAGACCGTCGCCGTATCGAAGGGCTCGGGCAGCAATTTCCTGCTGATTTCCGCACTGAAAAAAGCCGGGCTGAGCCTGGCCGATATCACCCCGCGCTACCTCGAAGCACCGGACGGCGGCGCGGCGTTCGCCAATGGCAGCGTGGACGCGTGGGTGATCTGGGACCCGTTCCTCGCCACCCAGCAACTCGACCACTATGTGCGGGTGATCGCCGACGGCAGCGACGGCCTGGCCAACTACAACCGTTTCTACCTGGCCACGACTAAATTCGCCAATGCCCACCCGGACGTGCTGCAGGTCACCTTCGACACCCTGCGCGAGACCGGCCAGTGGGTCAAAGCCCACCCCAAGGAGGCGGCTGAAATCCTTGGCCCGTTGTGGGGCAACATCGCCCCGGCCACGGTGGAGCGTGCCAACAGCCGACGCAGCTACGACATCATTCCGGTCAAGCTGGACAACCTCGCCGAACAGCAACGCATCGCCGACACCTACTACGCCGCCAAGCTGATCCCCAAGCCGCTGAAGGTCAGTAACATCACTGTGTGGACGCCCAAGTCATGA
- a CDS encoding aliphatic sulfonate ABC transporter substrate-binding protein: MSIRRPLAAVLGLLAFSVAVSADAQETVRIGYQKSSTLITLLKTQGTLEKALKADNIDVSWHEFPSGLPLLEALNVGNVDISADVADTVPIFAQAAQAKLTYFAQEAPSPSAQAIVVRKDSPIQQLADLKGKKIAVTKAAGTHYLLIAALAKAGLAFSDIEPAYLSPADGRAAFENNKVDAWVTWEPFLTSVQRQLPTRTLADGAGLASYKRYYLTGTPYAKAHPEALKVVYAQLEKAGHWVKTNPQDAAKVLGPLWGNLDVATVEAANAHRSYQVQPVSIDQLGEQQKIADAFFKAGLLPKAVDAKDVQTWKP, encoded by the coding sequence ATGTCCATACGTCGTCCCCTCGCCGCTGTACTCGGGTTGCTGGCCTTTTCTGTCGCCGTGAGCGCGGACGCCCAGGAAACCGTACGTATCGGCTACCAGAAATCCTCGACCCTGATCACCCTGCTGAAAACCCAGGGCACCCTCGAAAAAGCCCTCAAGGCCGACAACATCGACGTGTCCTGGCACGAGTTCCCCAGCGGCCTGCCGCTGCTGGAAGCACTGAACGTGGGCAACGTGGACATCAGCGCCGACGTCGCCGACACCGTGCCGATCTTCGCCCAGGCGGCCCAGGCCAAACTCACCTACTTCGCCCAGGAAGCGCCCTCGCCTTCGGCCCAGGCCATCGTGGTGCGCAAGGACTCGCCGATCCAGCAACTGGCGGATTTGAAGGGCAAGAAAATCGCGGTGACCAAGGCCGCCGGCACCCACTATTTGCTGATCGCCGCGCTGGCCAAGGCTGGCCTGGCCTTCTCGGATATCGAGCCGGCGTATCTGTCGCCGGCGGATGGTCGCGCGGCGTTCGAGAACAATAAAGTCGATGCCTGGGTTACCTGGGAACCCTTCCTCACCAGCGTGCAGCGCCAACTGCCGACGCGCACCCTGGCCGATGGCGCCGGGCTGGCCAGTTACAAGCGTTATTACCTGACCGGCACGCCGTACGCCAAGGCCCATCCGGAGGCGTTGAAAGTGGTGTATGCGCAGCTGGAAAAAGCCGGGCACTGGGTGAAAACCAACCCGCAGGACGCGGCTAAAGTGCTGGGCCCGCTGTGGGGTAATTTGGATGTGGCCACGGTGGAAGCGGCGAATGCGCACCGCAGCTATCAGGTGCAGCCGGTAAGCATTGACCAGTTGGGGGAGCAGCAGAAGATCGCGGATGCGTTCTTTAAGGCGGGGTTGTTGCCCAAGGCGGTGGATGCGAAGGATGTGCAGACCTGGAAGCCTTGA
- a CDS encoding FGGY family carbohydrate kinase, with amino-acid sequence MTDNTPLILAIDEGTSNAKAVLVNERGQVIARGSRPLSISHPQAGFSEQDPLLIWQSTLAAIEECLAQVDRPITALAISNQRESVVAWDRLSGEPLSPCISWQCRRSTALCTQLHEQGHEAMILEKTGLALDPMFSAGKFRWVLDHLENGHARAAAGDICLGTVDSWLLWKLSGGQVFATDYSNAARTQLFNLHTCAWDPELLELFAIPLAALAPIQPSAGFFAETVALGGLPAGIPVMSMIGDSHAALYGQGGFAPGLVKATLGTGSSLMTPMTGPIASTHGLSTTLAWHDGGKPTFGMEGNIVHTGAAVQWASRLVAGESLDALTEQAAQLPDNGGVYFVPALSGLGAPHWKADARGLICGLSEATSGAHILRASLESIGYQIRDVFEAMQQDIGSPLKELWVDGGATRNRWLMQFLANLLQRPVVRSLSPEVSALGAAHLAGRALGIWASDAALGELERQRERFEPQEDGEMATRYSEWKKALARTLL; translated from the coding sequence ATGACAGACAACACTCCGCTGATCCTGGCGATAGACGAAGGCACCAGCAACGCCAAGGCCGTGCTGGTCAACGAACGCGGGCAGGTGATTGCCCGCGGTTCACGGCCGCTGAGCATCAGCCACCCTCAGGCCGGGTTCTCCGAGCAGGACCCGCTGCTGATCTGGCAGAGCACCCTGGCCGCGATTGAAGAATGCCTGGCCCAGGTCGACCGGCCAATCACCGCGCTGGCGATCAGCAACCAGCGCGAATCGGTGGTGGCCTGGGACCGGCTTAGCGGTGAGCCGCTGTCGCCGTGTATCAGTTGGCAATGCCGACGCTCCACGGCGCTGTGCACGCAGTTGCACGAGCAGGGCCATGAAGCGATGATCCTGGAAAAGACCGGGCTGGCGCTGGACCCGATGTTCTCCGCTGGCAAATTCCGCTGGGTCCTCGATCACCTGGAGAACGGGCACGCCCGTGCGGCTGCCGGTGATATCTGCCTGGGCACGGTCGACAGCTGGCTGCTGTGGAAACTCAGTGGCGGCCAAGTCTTCGCCACCGACTATTCCAACGCCGCGCGCACCCAACTGTTCAACCTGCACACCTGTGCCTGGGACCCTGAACTACTGGAGCTGTTTGCGATTCCCTTGGCGGCCTTGGCGCCGATCCAGCCCAGCGCCGGCTTCTTCGCCGAGACCGTTGCCCTCGGTGGCTTGCCCGCTGGCATCCCGGTGATGTCGATGATTGGCGATTCCCACGCCGCGTTGTACGGGCAGGGCGGTTTCGCCCCGGGACTGGTCAAGGCCACCCTCGGCACCGGCTCATCCTTGATGACCCCGATGACCGGCCCGATTGCCTCCACCCACGGCCTCTCCACCACATTGGCCTGGCACGACGGCGGCAAGCCGACCTTTGGCATGGAAGGCAATATCGTCCACACCGGCGCCGCCGTGCAGTGGGCCTCGCGACTGGTGGCCGGGGAATCCCTGGATGCATTGACCGAACAGGCCGCGCAACTGCCGGACAATGGCGGCGTGTACTTTGTGCCGGCGTTGTCCGGGCTCGGCGCGCCGCACTGGAAAGCCGACGCGCGCGGCCTGATCTGCGGGCTCAGCGAAGCCACCTCTGGCGCGCATATATTGCGTGCGTCGCTGGAGTCCATCGGGTATCAGATCCGCGATGTGTTCGAGGCCATGCAGCAGGATATCGGCAGCCCGTTGAAGGAGCTGTGGGTGGACGGCGGCGCCACGCGCAACCGCTGGTTGATGCAATTTCTCGCCAACCTGCTGCAACGCCCGGTGGTGCGCAGCCTGTCGCCGGAAGTGTCGGCGTTGGGTGCGGCGCATTTGGCCGGGCGTGCATTGGGGATATGGGCGAGTGATGCGGCGTTGGGCGAGTTGGAACGTCAGCGCGAGCGGTTTGAGCCGCAGGAGGATGGGGAGATGGCTACCCGCTATTCAGAATGGAAAAAGGCCTTGGCCCGAACCCTTCTCTAA
- a CDS encoding transketolase family protein, with amino-acid sequence MASEHLASVMVEAFIAAVDAGLDVVPVVSDSTSTAKIGPFMQRFPERLINVGIAEQSLVSVAAGLALGGKIAATCNAAPFLISRANEQIKVDVCYNQANVKMFGLNAGASYGPLASTHHSIDDISVMRGFGNVQIFAPADARECRQIVDYALRHEGPVYIRLDGKALPDVHGADYQFAPGQVDVLRQGADVSIVALGSVVHEAVDAAAALAEQGIQAQVINLSSIRPLQREVLLSALRGTRAVISVEEHNINGGVGSLVAEVLAEAGLGIPLIRLGIGDGEYAAAGAREPTRALHNIDAAGIVAAATRLR; translated from the coding sequence ATGGCGAGTGAACATTTGGCGAGCGTCATGGTGGAGGCCTTTATTGCCGCAGTCGATGCCGGGTTGGACGTGGTGCCGGTGGTCAGCGACTCCACTTCCACGGCCAAGATCGGCCCGTTCATGCAACGTTTTCCGGAGCGGCTGATCAACGTCGGGATCGCCGAGCAGTCCCTGGTCAGTGTTGCGGCGGGCTTGGCGTTGGGCGGCAAGATCGCCGCGACCTGCAACGCGGCACCGTTTCTGATTTCGCGAGCCAACGAGCAGATCAAGGTCGACGTTTGCTACAACCAGGCCAACGTAAAAATGTTCGGCCTCAACGCCGGCGCCAGCTACGGCCCGCTGGCCAGCACCCACCACAGCATCGACGATATCTCGGTGATGCGCGGCTTCGGCAATGTGCAGATTTTTGCCCCGGCCGATGCGCGTGAGTGCCGCCAGATTGTCGATTACGCATTGCGCCACGAGGGACCGGTGTATATCCGCCTCGACGGTAAAGCCTTGCCCGACGTGCATGGCGCCGACTACCAATTCGCCCCCGGCCAGGTAGATGTGCTGCGCCAGGGCGCCGACGTAAGCATCGTCGCCCTCGGCTCGGTGGTGCATGAAGCGGTGGACGCTGCCGCCGCACTGGCGGAGCAGGGCATCCAGGCGCAGGTGATCAACTTGTCGTCGATCCGCCCGTTGCAGCGCGAGGTATTGCTCAGCGCCTTGAGGGGCACGCGCGCGGTCATCAGCGTTGAAGAACACAACATCAACGGTGGCGTCGGCAGCCTGGTTGCCGAGGTGCTGGCCGAAGCCGGCCTGGGCATTCCATTGATCCGCCTGGGCATCGGCGACGGTGAGTACGCCGCCGCGGGAGCCCGTGAACCGACCCGCGCCTTGCATAACATCGACGCGGCTGGGATTGTGGCGGCTGCCACTCGGTTGCGGTGA
- a CDS encoding transketolase: MNAFQYDAHQIKEQARLIRRHVIRLNADSPAGGHTGADLSETDILATLYFRILNTGPERTQDPERDIYIQSKGHGVGGLYCCLAQAGYIPEAWLATYQHFNSHLPGHPVRQKTPGIELNTGALGHGLPVAVGLALAAKMSGSKKRIYVLTGDGELAEGSNWEAAMAAAKYGLDNLFVIVDKNKLQLAGLTAEIMPLDPLDVKWAAFGFTVSECDGNDVGQLITALEQMHTQIGAPQVLIAHTIKGKGVSFIEARPEWHHRVPKGDEINAALEELNHGE, from the coding sequence ATGAATGCCTTCCAGTACGACGCCCACCAGATCAAGGAACAGGCCCGCCTGATCCGCCGCCACGTGATCCGCCTGAATGCCGACTCACCGGCCGGCGGCCACACCGGGGCGGATCTGTCGGAAACCGACATCCTCGCCACCCTGTATTTCCGCATCCTCAATACCGGCCCGGAACGCACCCAGGATCCCGAGCGCGATATCTACATCCAGAGCAAGGGCCACGGCGTGGGCGGCTTGTACTGCTGCCTGGCGCAAGCGGGCTACATTCCCGAGGCGTGGCTGGCGACGTATCAGCATTTCAACTCGCATTTGCCCGGCCACCCGGTGCGCCAGAAAACCCCTGGCATCGAACTCAACACCGGTGCCCTCGGCCACGGTTTGCCGGTGGCCGTGGGGCTGGCGTTGGCGGCGAAAATGTCCGGCAGCAAAAAGCGCATCTATGTGCTGACCGGCGACGGCGAGCTGGCCGAAGGCTCCAACTGGGAAGCAGCGATGGCCGCTGCCAAGTACGGGCTGGATAACCTGTTTGTGATCGTCGACAAGAACAAGCTGCAGCTGGCCGGGCTGACCGCCGAAATCATGCCCCTCGACCCGCTGGACGTGAAATGGGCGGCCTTCGGCTTCACCGTCAGCGAGTGCGACGGTAATGACGTGGGCCAGTTGATCACCGCCCTGGAACAAATGCACACCCAAATCGGCGCCCCGCAGGTGCTGATCGCCCACACCATCAAAGGCAAAGGCGTGTCGTTTATCGAAGCCCGCCCCGAATGGCACCACCGTGTGCCCAAGGGTGATGAAATCAATGCTGCACTGGAGGAGTTGAACCATGGCGAGTGA
- a CDS encoding ABC transporter permease, with protein sequence MDTKAIVQHPAELKPPPRPRLVKLLPSNIGGPLIGLVLLVLVFSFSSEFFFSLRNGLNILDQVTVLGILAIGMTAVIVIGGIDLSVGSVLAFSMMMLGWLYQDQAVPLGFAIPISIASGMLAGLVSGGLITYAKLPPFIATLTMMSVARGLANILTEGRQIVGYPDWFTSLATVRHFGFLSATVGLFLVMLVLAWVFLRFRAGGRNLYAMGGSPEVARLSGIKVRAITLWVYAISGALAGIAAVTLAARLDSSQPSAGLSLELDAIAAVVIGGASLSGGVGSIGGTLVGVLIIGVLRNGLNLLGVSPFIQQVVIGVVIALAVTIDTLRRRSSTAR encoded by the coding sequence GTGGACACCAAAGCTATTGTCCAGCACCCGGCCGAACTCAAGCCGCCACCGCGCCCACGCCTGGTGAAACTGCTCCCCAGCAACATCGGCGGCCCGCTGATCGGCCTTGTGCTGCTGGTGCTGGTCTTCTCCTTCAGTTCCGAATTCTTCTTCTCCTTGCGCAATGGCCTGAACATTCTCGATCAGGTCACGGTGCTGGGCATCCTCGCCATCGGCATGACGGCAGTGATTGTGATCGGCGGCATCGACCTGTCGGTTGGTTCGGTGCTGGCCTTTTCGATGATGATGCTGGGCTGGCTCTATCAGGATCAGGCAGTGCCGCTGGGCTTCGCGATTCCCATCTCGATTGCCAGCGGCATGCTTGCCGGGCTGGTGTCCGGCGGGTTGATCACCTATGCCAAGTTGCCGCCGTTCATTGCCACGCTGACCATGATGTCGGTGGCCCGTGGCCTGGCGAATATTCTCACCGAGGGCCGGCAGATCGTCGGCTACCCGGACTGGTTCACCAGCCTGGCCACGGTGCGGCATTTCGGTTTCTTGTCGGCAACCGTCGGGCTGTTCCTGGTGATGCTGGTGCTGGCCTGGGTGTTCCTGCGCTTTCGCGCCGGTGGCCGTAACCTCTATGCCATGGGCGGCAGCCCGGAAGTGGCGCGCCTGTCGGGCATCAAGGTGCGCGCGATTACCCTGTGGGTGTACGCCATCAGCGGCGCACTCGCCGGCATCGCCGCCGTGACCTTGGCTGCACGCCTGGACTCGTCCCAACCCAGCGCCGGCCTCAGCCTGGAACTGGACGCCATCGCCGCCGTGGTGATTGGCGGCGCCAGCCTCAGCGGTGGCGTCGGCAGTATCGGCGGCACGCTGGTGGGTGTACTGATCATTGGTGTGTTGCGCAATGGCCTCAACCTGCTCGGCGTTTCGCCGTTTATTCAACAAGTGGTGATCGGCGTGGTCATTGCCCTCGCCGTGACCATCGACACCCTGCGCCGCCGTTCCAGTACTGCCCGTTAA